TCCGATACTTTTGATCTGTTGATTTTATAGGATCCTTTTATTTAGTGTCTCATAAATTAAAACAAATCAAATTCGCAAATTCTTTTCAAAAACATTCTAAGGCAAAGGTGCTGAAAATGTTTTTGAAATGTGATTGCTCCTTTTTTTGGCAAAAAGCGTTTCCGACCAAAGAGAGGAATTGCATTTTTGCCCCCGATTTTCAATTAGTCTAATGTGATTGTTTTGAATGCAAAAAAAGCAACAGGAAAATTACATCCTATTGCTCTTTAAAAGTAGATTATACTTGGATAGCCAGCAATCTCTTCAGATTCTTTGATCTTCTTAAATTGATATATTTTTTAAATAAGGGAGTTTTGGAAAATTCCTGCAAAGTTCTTATAATTTTTACATCTTCTCCTCTAACAGATGAAATTTTGACGCAATATGTCCCAATATCTCCAAAAACATTTCCAACCCCGAAAAGAAGCGAGTAATATGTTTCTTTGGAAATAGGGCGCCTAAAATGTGGAAGATCGGCTTTTCCTTCTTCATCTTCATTGACAAAACGTAGATCTTCGTCAAACATTTCCTGTGTGAAGAATACACCATAATCAACTTCGTTATATCGCTTGTATTTAAGATTATAATTTTCTTTGAGAAGATCATTGACTTCCATTGCCGTTTCAGGCTTTCTAAGATAAATAATTGAGTAAGTTCCCATGCTTTTTATAGTTATCGATAAAAGTTAGTAAGAAACGATTTCCTATACATCGTGAGGTTTTAAAGTCATTAATGTTCACTTGGCAGTAATAGAACATTACCTTCTTTCCAAATAGTTAACTCATTAAAGAGAAAATCTGAAAACTCGATATTTTGATTCGCTAATACTTTATTATTTCCATCTGTTGCAGAGAGTTTGAAACTGTTATCCATATCTCTTTCAATTTTCCAGACCTGAAATTCTTCATTTTTAAATTTTGCTTCAAACTGATAGGAAGCAATCGCATCAAGGAACCAATAGCATTGTTCTTCATCAGCAACTGATTTTACACCGTCAGTTAAAAGTAGGCCCAAAAGATATCTATAGTAGTTTTCCGTACCTACAAAATTTTCATAGAACTCATTTGCTGACATGTTTGGATTTTTCATCATGTGAAATTTTAAATTGTTTATATTCATTTTTTTGTGCCGGTTTTTCCTAGTTCAGATTTTTATTTTTTGGAAATCTCAAAGAACACTTCTCTTCTTTATCTGACCGACTTGTCGTTTTTTATTGCTTCTTATGAGATAAATGGCGTTTCAGCCAAAACCGGAATGAAAGTTAGAATGAAGGCTCCGAAATCTATTTGTCCGCAGGATTCAGGAGTGTCTGAAATAATTGTTGGAACTTGTAGAAAGAATTTTTAGAAACCCAAAAAGATTTTTTTGAGCAGAAATGTGATTTATATTTTTGCATACTAAAAACGCCTGTGGATCAGAGATAAATCAAAAGTATATTTCAGAAATAAGTCTTTAAAACTGTAGAAGTGTCTAGAAAATAAAAGCTATATTTACCATGTATCGAAGGAATCAATTAGTGCTGTCTATTTGCAGGTTTCCGGAAGCACCTATATAATATGCCTGTCTAATGTTTCCTACCTGATCGGTATAACGACATTGCTTTTAAAAATTAGGGTATTGAAATCAATACCCTAAATATCACTGCAAATTAATCGGAATTTATTATAATTATAAATCTTTTCTTACTAATTAAGAAACTCTAGAAGTGATAGAAGTAAAATAGAAAAAATATCTTTTACTAATATTATTTAAATAGACAATTATTCCTCGTCATCTTTATAACCTGAGTTCGATTAAAAAAACATAGCTAATTGATTGGTTTTTAATGTTTCATATTTTAGAGATGGCTTTTTGGGTAAAAAATTATAGGCAATTATTCCTGTTACAAGATTGGTCATAAAGTTTACAACCGAGCGATGTCTGGAGTGCTCTACTTGGCAAATATTTTTCAACTCATCATTCACTGTCTCAATGATAGAGCGCTTTCTAAGTAAAATTTTATCGTTCATCTCCATCAAACTGTTCTTCATATTATTGCGAATACTGGTGATTAATTGAATTCCATCTACAAATAATAATTGGGTCAATTTTTCGCTGATATAACCTTTATCTCCGAGCAACTTCCCAAAAATAGACTGTAAAAAAGATTCATTTTTCAACGGTTCTCTATCATCAACATTTGCCTGTGTTACACAAAAACTTAAAAGTTCACCTTTGTCATTGATGATGATATGAAGTTTGAAACCATGAAACCAACCCATGGTAGATTTTCCTGTGGTAGCAATATCTTTGAACACTTTGTTCCGTTTTATCCTTTTATTTTTACAAACTCTTATTGGTGTGCTGTCTACAAAAGATATTCCTGTGCAAGTTCCTAAACAACAGGTTTTTGCAAATAGCGTCATAGGCATCAATGCAGACTGCATTAATTCTACAAAGCGATTATAGGAAACAGTTTGGGGGAAATCTTGTGTCATATGTTTTTGCACATAATAAATATAAAAATGTTTAAAAGTCCTAAAACCACTCAGATGAAAAAGCAGCGTAATTGTGATGACTTCAGAAGTGCTCATTCTGGGTTTCTTTTTTGGTTTGTTTCCAAGGAGGAAAGGTTCTGAAAATTTTTCAAAATCTTCACAAAACTCATCAACAATACAAAAAATATCCGTAATTTTATCAAAACAAATCATAAGGCAAATTTTAGTTAAATCATTATCTATCATCAACTTAAAGATACTAATTTTTGCCTTTTATTGCAAGTTTTTTATTCTAAATTTACAATCGAACTCAGGTTTATATATTTCAATGTTTCCTTCTTTCATGATAAATCTGTATCCAAAAGGTATTGCTAAATATTTCAAAACATCAGGACGAGCAAAAGCTACATGATAAAAATGCACCATTTTTAATGACTTAATATTACCATCATAATCAGCTGTAATAATATACCATCCACTTTCATCATTAGGTGAGTCATATCTAATACCTTCTATATCCTTTCCTTCATAGACACCATCTGAAATAACAACTGACTGATTGAAGTTTGGAAAAAGAGGAATAAGATTTTGTTGCAAACATATTTCACTTTGCTTTCTAACAACTGAAATTGCCGTATCACAGCCCTTATTAAAGTCGCTACCATCAGAGTTTGCTTCATATAAATCATAATAGTTCTCTTCATCCAATTTAAATTGTAAAAGCCATGAATAATAACCAATATTCTGATTTTCAGAAATAATTGGTTTACTATCTACAATGTAATCTATAATGTACTTAATAACATTTATATAGTTTTCGGGTTGATTATTCCCAATTGTAACTCTAATTTCTTTATTTATATAAAAATCTAATCCCCTTGTTTCTACGTAAAGATTATCTACTATATTTATTTGAATTCCTCTGAACATTATTATATATTATTAAAATTTAAAAACAAACCCTTGCATAAATACAAGGGCTGCTAATCTATTGAAGATGCGAGCATCCCACTCGCAAAAAGGATTATTCTATCTTATCTAACTCTCTTGC
The nucleotide sequence above comes from Chryseobacterium sp. 7. Encoded proteins:
- a CDS encoding IS982 family transposase, with product MICFDKITDIFCIVDEFCEDFEKFSEPFLLGNKPKKKPRMSTSEVITITLLFHLSGFRTFKHFYIYYVQKHMTQDFPQTVSYNRFVELMQSALMPMTLFAKTCCLGTCTGISFVDSTPIRVCKNKRIKRNKVFKDIATTGKSTMGWFHGFKLHIIINDKGELLSFCVTQANVDDREPLKNESFLQSIFGKLLGDKGYISEKLTQLLFVDGIQLITSIRNNMKNSLMEMNDKILLRKRSIIETVNDELKNICQVEHSRHRSVVNFMTNLVTGIIAYNFLPKKPSLKYETLKTNQLAMFF
- a CDS encoding DUF6876 family protein, with product MMKNPNMSANEFYENFVGTENYYRYLLGLLLTDGVKSVADEEQCYWFLDAIASYQFEAKFKNEEFQVWKIERDMDNSFKLSATDGNNKVLANQNIEFSDFLFNELTIWKEGNVLLLPSEH